A region from the Gavia stellata isolate bGavSte3 chromosome 2, bGavSte3.hap2, whole genome shotgun sequence genome encodes:
- the SDE2 gene encoding splicing regulator SDE2 yields MALLVRDPSASRARPWPLPPGGGSVRRLLRDRARALASGGGWARALGCRGRLAGRASASASANIPEESLYVKCNGRLVNHEDVLQNGAVYSLEPRLCGGKGGFGSMLRALGAQIEKTTNREACRDLSGRRLRDVNHEKAMAEWVKQQAEREAEKEQRRLERLQRKLAEPKHFFTNPDYQQQCHEMAERLEDSVLKGLQATSSKIVSPESGNSRKRSGESGKNGTKSRKRKCFWLGLEGLDDHDSSDCEDDSEDDSPHASDGSCPSGSRYNENTGNSNECSSSSADSVEDSPTTSTTVQPKGTGRDLQGETHAGGQMEIAADENSKMTKPLKEEAQEEKEVTQALKEEKQENVSSKEPEPNQLQSTEVEPIDLLAFNSAAELEALGLDKLKVELMSLGLKCGGTLKERAARLFSVRGLSRDQIDPALFAKPSKGKKK; encoded by the exons ATGGCGCTGCTGGTGCGGGACCCCTCGGCCTCGCGGGCGCGGCCGTGGCCGCTGCCCCCCGGCGGCGGTTCGGTGCGCCGCCTCCTCCGCGATCGCGCTCGGGCGCTG GCCTCGGGAGGCGGGTGGGCGCGGGCGCTGGGCTGCCGGGGCCGGCTAGCAGGCCGCgcctctgcctctgcctccgCC AATATTCCTGAAGAAAGCTTGTACGTGAAATGTAACGGACGACTGGTTAACCATGAAGATGTGTTGCAGAATGGAGCCGTTTATAGTCTGGAACCAAGACTTTGTGGTGGAAAAGGAG GGTTTGGATCTATGCTGCGAGCACTTGGTGCTCAGATTGAAAAGACAACAAATAGAGAGGCTTGCCGAGATCTCAGTGGAAGGAGACTTCGAGACGTCAATCACGAAAAAGC GATGGCTGAATGGGTGAAGCAGCAAGCAGAACGGGAAGCGGAAAAAGAGCAAAGGCGCTTGGAAAGGCTGCAGCGGAAACTTGCGGAGCCAAAGCACTTTTTCACAAATCCGGACTACCAGCAGCAGTGTCATGAAATGGCTGAGCGACTAGAAGATTCAGTCCTTAAAG GATTGCAGGCTACTTCAAGCAAAATAGTGTCACCAGAAAGTGGCAACAGTCGGAAACGTTCAGGTGAATCTGGAAAGAATGGAACAAAATCTcgaaaaagaaaatgcttttg GCTGGGATTGGAAGGATTGGATGATCATGACAGTTCGGATTGTGAGGATGACAGTGAAGATGACTCCCCTCATGCATCTGACGGAAGTTGTCCCTCAGGCAGCAGATACAATGAAAATACTGGAAATTCAAATGAATGTTCAAGCAGCTCTGCGGATTCGGTAGAGGATAGTCCCACTACCAGTACAACTGTGCAGCCCAAAGGTACTGGAAGAGATTTGCAAGGAGAGACACACGCAGGTGGGCAAATGGAAATTGCAGCTgatgaaaacagtaaaatgacAAAGCCCCTGAAGGAAGAGGcccaagaagagaaagaggtaACCCAAGCCctgaaagaagagaagcaagaaaatgtttcttctaaGGAACCCGAACCGAACCAGTTACAGAGCACA gaGGTGGAACCGATAGACCTGCTGGCATTCAACTCTGCTGCGGAACTGGAAGCCCTGGGTTTAGATAAACTGAAGGTGGAACTGATGTCTTTAGGACTGAAATGTGGAGGCACTTTAAAGGAAAGAGCGGCAaggcttttttcagtgagaGGTCTGTCTAGAGACCAGATTGATCCTGCCTTATTTGCAAAGCCCtctaaagggaagaaaaagtga
- the LOC132321986 gene encoding left-right determination factor 1-like, with translation MDARFTGMLCALCLVVTVRAFTQEGFKEVLLKQLGLPEVPKLHKRDLVDLVIPDHVKNKYRSMLKRHRVKRRALPSLAGILRGIPGNAGMAGEVLYSDTSTRQNLVFDMEGRIPKNSEVTMAELKLFKKPLDRASLPAQQSHRPVSNARVSVYWVQRQHDGTNRTSLIDSRLVPIHESGWKNFDVTQAVHYWLRNKRREPMFLEVWIEGERVGSHASEMAKAVRFTSQDPEDKALGKPELVLYTLDLENYGGPGDCKEEAVTGKSTCCRQKHYVNFRELTWAQHWIVEPAGYQAYRCSGGCLQPPSLLRHFGYGERACAVAESSPLPMIYLVKRGNRTEIEAAEFPNMIVEKCSCVTDGMALV, from the exons ATGGACGCGAGGTTCACCGGGATGCTCTGCGCGCTCTGCCTGGTCGTCACGGTCCGAGCGTTTACCCAGGAAGGGTTCAAGGAGGTGTTGCTGAAGCAGCTGGGGCTCCCTGAGGTCCCTAAACTTCATAAGAGAGACTTGGTGGATCTGGTTATCCCGGACCACGTCAAGAACAAATACCGCTCCATGCTGAAGCGCCACAGGGTGAAGCGCCGAGCTTTGCCAAGCCTGGCCGGCATCCTCAGGGGCATCCCTGGCAACGCAG GCATGGCAGGAGAAGTCCTCTACTCTGACACCAGCACGCGGCAGAACCTGGTCTTTGACATGGAGGGCAGAATACCTAAAAACAGCGAAGTGACAATGGCTGAACTGAAGCTCTTCAAAAAGCCTCTGGACAGAGCAAGCCTGCCTGCCCAGCAGTCCCACAGGCCCGTCTCCAACGCCAGAGTCAGCGTGTACTGGGTGCAACGGCAGCACGATGGTACCAACAGGACCTCCCTGATAGACTCCCG GCTGGTTCCCATACACGAGTCGGGCTGGAAGAACTTCGACGTGACGCAGGCCGTGCATTACTGGCTGCGAAACAAGAGGCGGGAGCCAATGTTCCTGGAGGTCTGGATTGAAGGAGAAAGGGTAGGCAGCCATGCCTCAGAAATGGCCAAAGCCGTGCGTTTCACCTCTCAGGACCCCGAGGATAAAGCCCTAGGCAAGCCTGAACTGGTGCTTTACACCCTCGACTTGGAAAACTATGG GGGCCCCGGGGATTGCAAGGAGGAGGCGGTGACGGGGAAGTCCACATGCTGCCGGCAGAAACACTACGTCAACTTCCGCGAGCTCACCTGGGCGCAGCACTGGATCGTTGAGCCGGCGGGGTACCAGGCTTACCGCTGCTCGGGGgggtgcctgcagccccccagcctgcTGCGGCACTTCGGCTACGGGGAGCGTGCCTGTGCCGTGGCGGAGAGCTCCCCGCTCCCCATGATATACCTCGTCAAGAGGGGCAACCGCACCGAGATCGAAGCAGCCGAGTTTCCCAACATGATCGTTGAGAAGTGCAGCTGCGTTACGGACGGCATGGCGCTGGTGTGA